The following DNA comes from Salvelinus sp. IW2-2015 linkage group LG1, ASM291031v2, whole genome shotgun sequence.
ttgtggaggtctacacatttttttctaaggtctagctgattttcttttgatttcccatgatgtcaagcaaagaggcactgagtttgaaggtaggccttgaaatacatccacaggtacacctccaattagcctatcagaagcttttaaagccattacataattttctggaattttccaagctgtttaaaaggcacagtcaacttagtgtatgtaaacttttgacccacatgatttgtgatacagtgaattataagtgaaataatcttaacaattgttggaaaaattacttgtgtcatacacaaagtagatgtcctaaccgacttgccaaaactatagtttgttaacacgaaTTTTGTGGagtaaaactagttttaatgactccaacctaagtgtatgtgaacttctgacttcaactgtatatattgccctgtttttgtttgtttgccaaAGGTGAGCTCAGGCTTTAGTCCTGTGAGATATCATTGTCACCCCACACCTAAAGTGAATTTTAAACATCCCATCAGGCTTTGCAGCGGTCCACCGATGAGCAGACAATATACGAGGTGATCCAGAAGATGTTCCAGGTCATCGCTCCCCCTGCCGTGGATGTCCAACCCAAACAAGCTCAGTGCAGGAAGTGTGCAGTGGTGGGGAACTCAGGAAACCTGCTCGGCTCTCAATACGGCTCCTTGATAGACTCACATAACAGTGTCATAAGGTATGACTTAACTAGTGTTTTTACGATACTGGAATTTTGACTACTATACCAGGGTTAATATCACGATACTTGATACCATCACAATACTTGATACCACGACAAAAAAAGAAGGCACATACTGGCACTTGAGCCAGACAGATAAACtctgctactgctctgttcaatcgttGGGCATGTTTTGAGTTCAACATTACATTCAAAAagatgtatgtaaaacattttcaaagacagcAATGTATGTATGCATTAATTAATAATTTATACAATCATACAATTAATTTGACTTTCGTAAAAACAATAACTACATAAcggtaatcatttatttgaatgataCGTCTCTTGATAAACAGGGTAAATCacgatgtagcctaggcctattcacaattcaggtgaatgcatattcaataggagtgtgcaTGCATTTAACTaattttggctgatttcatggggGTACAGATGACAAGCAATCTGTTTCCCTTCTATTTGGGACTTaatttattgtactgatcaacaacatttgcatagaagtagcTTATTTTATAAAAGTGTGCACTGTCTCTATAACCAGTAATGACATCATTCATGAGGCAAtatgggggcggcccatcagagcCCTACACACACAGTTTCAGTTTGCTGAGGGAATAGATACTCTTTTGGAGAGAAGTTAGAGACCAAGTGAATGAATAACGTTTTGGTAGCAATCAACATTTTGCGTTATGGTTTGCACacaaagtactagggtagtgaattgacGTTACAGTAGCTTCATCTGTAAGCTAGCAAGAAAAGTTGGCCTACAGagctggaagctaccggtatcttGCATTGTAACGTGTTCTAGCCTATATGGACATTGTTTTATAAACAGTTAACAGTTTTAAGATGCCGTGTCGCATTATTGAAGTGTATTAACTTCTGTTCAGCTTCtgtccaaatccagatagctgatgttctgaaagagctgcaaaatctggacccctacaaatcagccgggctagacaatctggaccctctctttctaaaatgatctgccgaaattgttgcaacccctattactagcctgttcaacctctctttcgtatcgtctgagattcccaaagattggaaagctgccgcggtcatccccctcttcaaagggggtgacactctagacccaaactgctacagacctatatctatcctaccctgtctttctaaggtcttcgaaagccaagttaacaaacagattaccgaccatttcgaatcccaccgtaccttctccgctgtgcaatctggtttcagagctggtcatgggtgcacctcagccacgctcaaggtcctaaacgacatcataaccgccatcgataagagacattactgcgcagccgtattcatcgacctggccaaggctttcaactctgtcaatcaccacattcttattggcagactcgacagccttggtttctcaaatgattgcctcgcctggtttaccaactacttctctgatagagttcagtgtgtcaaatcggagggcctgttgtccggacctctggcagtctctatgggggtgccacagtgttcaatcctcgggccgactctcttctctgtatacataaatgatgttgctcttgctgctggtgattctctgatacacctctacgcagacgacaccattctgtatacttctggcccctctttgggcaccgtgttaactaacctccagacgagcttcaatgccatacaactctccttctgtggcctccaactgctcttaaacacaagtaaaactaaatgcatgctattcaaccgatcactgcccacacctgctcgcccgtccagcatcactactcttgacggctctgacttagaatacgtggacaactacaaatacctaggtgtcgggttagactgtaaactctccttccagactcacattaagcatctccaatccaaaattaaatatagaatcggcttcctatatcgcaacaaagcatccttcactcatgctgccaaacataccctcgtaaaactgaccatcctaccgatcctcgacttcggtgtcgtcatctataaaatagcctccaacactctactcaacaaactggatgcagtctatcacagtgccatccgttttgtcaccaaagccccatacactacccaccattgcgacctgtacgctctcgttggttggccctcacttcatactcgtcgccaaacccactggctacaggttatttacagtgctaggtaaagccccaccttatctcagctcactggtcaccatagcagcacccactcgtagcacgcgctccagcaggtatatctcactggtcacccccaaagccaattcctacttcggtcgtctttccttccagttctctgctgccaatgactggaacgaactgcaaaaatctctgaagctggaaacacttatctccctcactagctttaagcaccagctgtcagagcagctcacagattactgctcctgtacatagcctatctataatttagccaaaacaactaccctcttcccctactgtatttatttatttattttgctcctttgcaccccattatttctatttctactttgcacattcttccactgcacatctaccattccagtgttttacttgctatattgtatttaccttgccaccatggcctttttttgcctttacctcccttatctcacctcatttgctcacattgtatatagacttatttttctactgtattattgactgtatgttttgtttattccatgtgtaactctgtgttgttgtatgtgtcgaattgctatgctttatcttggccaagtcgcagttgcaaatgggaacttgttctcaactagcctacctggttaaataaaggtgaaataaataaataaataaaaaaatgagtgAGAAGCTAACATGATACAGCCTAGACTCCCAGTGTAGGCTAGGTGCGCTGTAGACAGACTTGatccgtgagacacatttgacagaaatacCTAAAGTAACACAAATTCTTGTACCGAaccgtttttcatgttctagtatgaAAAAGCACAGAAGTTTCGGGATGCCGTGCAACACTAGACCCAACACAACCAATCAAACAGTAAAAACAATCATTAAATAGCCTTAACTACTTCTATGCAAATACATAGTCCAAACAAGCATGATTATCACATCATGGCCATTACCACAGTAAAATGGCCTTAACACCAACAGTCTAAAAGGCGTGGAGGCGGCATTACACAACCCCACCATGATCCAAACAACCCACAACCATTCACCTTGGCAGGATTAGGCAATACTGAGCCTGAGGAACCAGTGACCAGGCTTCAGTTCCAGACACTCATCAAACCACCTAACCCAATTACCATATCCCCTGAAACCAATGAGGCATTCCAGATGAGCTTAATTAAGACTATACTTAGTTAAATCAGGTGGTTGACTGACTGTCTGGAATGAATTTACACATACACTACAGCCCAGTAGCTGCAGGGCTACCATGTTAAATCTAATTCAGTGTCTGATTGTTGCCTCGCACGCCACATAGGCACAGATTGGTTCATGACCTGCCTGTGAACTGAAACAATGTTCTCTCTTTGCTGTAAAGAATGAATAAAGCCACCACAGCAGGGTTTGAAGCCGACGTGGGCAACAGAACGACGCACCACTTCATGTACCCTGAAAGTGCAGTGGACATCGCCCCTGGGGTCCACCTTGTTCTGCTGCCCTTTAAACTCCGCGATCTACAGTGGGTGGCCAGTGCCCTTTCGACGGGAGAGATCAAAACGTAGGTCCACTCTTTGCCAATCCCAAGCTTTTCACTGTCACTCCCAAATGTACGACTACTGACGACAACCACACAATACAGACCACAATTACTGACTACAAACACacatctactgaccacaacaacactTGTCAAAGCACTCAACTGACTAATGCATGGTATGGGTCTGACTGACTACAACAGATGGCGTAATTCATTGTTGAGCTTTTTGACCTTGTCGTAGTCTGTTTTTGAATGACTGTTGTCTTTgtctatacatttacatttgagccatttagcagatgctcttatccagagcggcttacagttagtgcattcgtcTTAAGATAGCTCGGTGgggcaaccacatatcacagtgtgagtgggagctgccctcccgtaggggtggaaggtccaagagaccagaggtggcagaacgaagtactcgggttggggtgtaggtttTAAGCAGAGCCTGAATGTAGGGAGGTGTGctcttgctgctccataggcaagtACAATGGTCCTTTAGTCTATATTTAGAATGTTCATGTTTTTATCGTGACAATGTTTTGCCTCTTGGCTAGGCCATCATTATAAACGAGAACTGGTTCTCAACTGACCCACCTTgtttaataaaggtaaaataaaatagttGTTTTCCCTGCATGTTTCTTCAGGACATACATGAGGGTGAAAGGTCGAGTACAGGCTGACAAGGACAGGGTAAGGCTTATCATGGTGTACAAAACTATTGAGTGAATGTTGATTCGTTTTGTGTGTTAAAGCTAATCACCCTCTCGTTTGCAGGTTATAGTGGTGAATCCAGCGTTCTTTAAGTACACCCACGACCGGTGGACAGAGCGCCATGGCAGGTACCCTTCCACGGGCATGCTGGCCGTTATATTTGCCCTTCACATCTGCGATGAGGTGAGTATCCTTTGACATCAAGAGTTTTTTCCATAGCAGCATCAGTGTCTCGCCAGTGATTATGTTAATGTAAGCTCTAGTGTAATTTTTGGGGAACAGTGTTTCCATAACTAGGGCTGACactgaggacttgtgaagagcagaatcaacaacctttGCAATATCAACACAGTTACTTTGTGAGATGGTGTTAACTGTGAAAGGGGATTAgctcctctggtctaaaaaagatatcccaatgccccagtaattgggaacattgccttgtgtaaggtgccgtctttcggatgggacgttaaacgggtgtcctgactctttgGTCATTAAAAATCTCCAGGCACTTATTGTAAAAGTAGTGGTGTTAACCCAGGTGTCCTGGCTAATTTCCCAATCTGACCCTCAtaacatcatggccacctaatcatccccagcttccaattggctcattcatccaccctcctcttccctgtaactattacccaggttgttgctgtaactgtgaatgtgttctcagtcaacttacctggtcaaataaaaataaaaaaaagctcaTGCtcagccattgttatgtaaatgtgaactgAAAAGTAAATTTAGCCTCGCCTTGACCCCCAAGTCAGAACAGGTCCACTGAGGCCATAGCCCAGTGAATCACTGGAGCTGGGCCATGGATGTGGAAACAGTCAGATTTTTAGGGGGTAAATTGTCAGTGGAAATTGACTTCTCTTTAGTATCACAAGCCTGGTTGAAAGTAAACAGAATGCTAATAACACTAGTAATGCTAAACATTGCCGTCCTTCTCCAGGTGTCTGTGTTTGGCTATGGAGCTGACCAACAGGGGAACTGGCACCACTACTGGGAGGACAACAAGTACGCTGGTGCGTTTAGGAAAACTGGAGTGCACAATGCTGATTTTGAGACGGAGGTTATCCAAAAGCTGGACACAGAGGGCAAAATTAAGCTGCACAAGAGATGAGAATGAGCAAGGGTGGTGTGTACAGGACAAAGCCATTAGTGTTGGGTGTGGTGGTCAGAGACCGTCAAAGAGGGACATGAAACCTGTGATGCGCCCTGGTCTCTGAAACTAGCACTGTGAGCTACACATACAACCAAAACCACAAACAGAAGTCCTCAGACCAAAACAAGAACTTGAATCATGTAATTTGAACATGCACTGCATGTCAACAGCATAATAAATGGCCGAAAAGACATTTTAACAGGGACGGAAAACCTCCACCCATGCACGTTTTAGACAGATCATGAAAACGAACATATAAAGTATGCGGAGCGGCTTACGCTGAGCCAGCTTATTTAGTTTCTTCCCTGTTCTGTACTTGTCGGCATGCTGCACCGAACTAGCCTTATACTGAAGAACCCTTCAAGAACCTGAGAGCCTTTGACTGAAGGGGTAAACCACAGAATCCACATTAAGGACAGAAGCCCTGTGTTGCAAGAGTGTAAAAACCACATCTGCGTGTATTTCTCTTCTTTGTGAGGATGGAAAAGGGCACAGTTAGAGTCAAATTAATTCAAGAATTTATACTGCATTGGAACTATAAGGATTGGTTTAATGTCTCTAGAAACAGTTTTGAGCTGCCATAGTAGTCAATTAAACCATATTAATGTACAGCTTTCACACCCAATTATGTTGCCTATTATTATGTTGCTCTAAACTTGATCTAATAACATGTTTTAGATGATGGAAATTTCACTTGTGTTGCCATCCCAAGGAATACAAATTTTGAACGCTGTGTAAGGAGGGAACACACAATGTGTGTCTTTGATTCATTTCTAAAAAAGAATGAATGCTTTAATAAGAGAGATTCCAGTGATGTGCCTTCTGAGCCAGTTTAACAGGGAGTTTTGATAACTTTTTTTATATGGATGTATGAACCTTTGTGTCAATCAAAGACTGAGTCCCGCTGTTATTAGAGTTTGATCTATGACCACTATTAGACAGTTGTGACCCGATGAGTAAAAATGAACACCTTCAATTAAAACCAGAAACAATCAATGCAACTTTAATATCATCATTAACTGAACAttaagtttgtttgtttcaaAGTCGGCTCCTATTTTAAATAAAATCTCAAAACCAtttaggatttaaaaaataaaagtaaattgGTACCCAATACAATACTTTTAATAAAACATAAGAAACCATACCTTTTGTATTTGTGAGTATATGTGTGATTGACTATGATCAAGCTGtagtgtctttaaaaaaaaaagcatacTGAACAATCACCACACTGCCTCCCTTTTTAATTTTGAAacagattcaaatcaaattttatttgtcacagacacatggttagcagatgttaatgcgagtgtagcgaaatgcttgtgcttctagttccgacaatgcagtaataaccaacaagtaatctaacctaacaattccacaactactaccttatacacacaagtgtaaagggataaagaatatgtacataaagatatatgaatgagtgatggtacagaacggcataggcaagatgcagtagatggtatagtgtacagtctatacatatgaaatgagtaatgtagggtatgtaaacataaactggcatagtttaaagtggctagtgatacatgtattacataaagatggcaagatgcagtggatgatatacagtacagtatatacatatacatatgagatgagtaatgtagggtaggattgaatcctggcctaagTTTTTATAACAACGTGAAATGCTTGTGTAGGTAAATACAGTGACCCCTTTGACTGGCAGTGTAATTTGACGCAATATCTTTGGGCAAAACTTGACTTGTTACAAAGGCTGTGTAGTGTGTGCAACAACCACAGCCATTGTTCTTAATGCAAAACATGGCTTCCCCAAGATGAGGAAAATGtgagcagtgattttcaaacgGAGTATGTTCACGATCAGAACCAAAGTTCCAGAGTGCCCCATGATCCTCGGGTAGTTTGAGCTTGGTCCTGAAGTCATTGGGAAGGGTGGCAGGTTGCCTTACAGAACATGTCCCTCTTTTGGCTTGTCAGACATCGCATGAACGAAAGATGAAGGGAACAGGCCTTTCTTGTTTGGCTGGCCCTCAACGTATCCATACTGTGAGGACAAAATTAAATGTCGATGGGTTGCACACAAAATCTACTGTAGACCCATCCACACCCACTTTGTATGTTTGTTAGTTCAGTTGGTCTGTTTTTGTGACTGCAAATATCTCCAGGGAGATTCCTTTGGAAAACCAGATGGCCAATTGAGAATCCAGAAGAGGAAGTGATTCttctataacccccccccccccacacgttGGGTTTCTGGCATAGTTGTATCACATGATATCCTGTACAAAAGGGGATCTTTAGGTTGGACTAGACACGCAATAATTGTCTGTCCATCTTCCTTTCCATTGTTTTCTTTCCTGAGTAACTTTGTTCTCCCTCACTCTTTCACTGTGCTCATACTCTTATctacctctgtctttctctctccctgctacTCTACATCTTGTGCGATGTACAGTATGTCTTGGCCAGGGCCTGCCGAGGGATATTGTCGAGGGTAAAAACCTAATCTGGAAAGCATTATCAGGGCCTGGTTGTGGATGACTCATTGATGCAGATATGGAGACTGAATGAAACAAGGGCGAAGATTtaaacagaaaaaataaataataataatctaccAGATAATAATTGTTTAAATGTTAAGGCTTCGCAGTAGCGTTGTTTCCGAGTGCCCTAGATAACAAAGTGAGTGCAGATTCGATAGCGTCATGGTTGCACCATTACCACAGCTAAAACTTGCTTCTGGCCTAACCagtttaaaaaatctgacccatATTATTACCGGTGCAACATTTTTATC
Coding sequences within:
- the LOC111961339 gene encoding CMP-N-acetylneuraminate-beta-galactosamide-alpha-2,3-sialyltransferase 2, with the protein product MLFKRKLCLFALFGGILFVMIATHTIQKNNILSLTLMEIHATSRTVQGHAVNRTWAPPSATVPSPDRICGCPSCIADMEVSEWFAQHYDPQQQPFLTDGDNNMDPLALKWWLALQRSTDEQTIYEVIQKMFQVIAPPAVDVQPKQAQCRKCAVVGNSGNLLGSQYGSLIDSHNSVIRMNKATTAGFEADVGNRTTHHFMYPESAVDIAPGVHLVLLPFKLRDLQWVASALSTGEIKTTYMRVKGRVQADKDRVIVVNPAFFKYTHDRWTERHGRYPSTGMLAVIFALHICDEVSVFGYGADQQGNWHHYWEDNKYAGAFRKTGVHNADFETEVIQKLDTEGKIKLHKR